From the genome of Adhaeribacter pallidiroseus:
TGGTATGCCAACAAAATTTTGGTTTGTGCCAACAAAGACTACAGCGGATATGGCGACAGAAACAGGAAATCCCGATTTTAAATACGAATTAGTTTGTAATCAAATCTGCGGAGCTAATCACTTTGCTATGCGAGCCGTTGTAATTGTAGATGAACCGGAAGATTACCAAAAATGGCTGGAAAGTCAAAAAGCATTTGTAGCGGATAAGCCTGATTTATTAAAAAACTTGAAAACACCCCAAGGAGTAGTTTTAGAATCAAAGGTGAAAAATGCTGAAAAAGCGTCATTGTAAACTAATTTAAAAATATAACTGCTCTTGCGAAGCTATTATATTTTAAGTTTAAAGAAATAGCGCAAGCAGTTAAATAGTAAACGAATAACAATTTTATATGTCAAGCACAGATATTTCTTTACACAATAATGTGCCAATTGCACATGAAGAGCATGATCATGACCACGATCATCATGACCAGCCATTTATTTTTAAATATATTTTTAGCCAAGACCATAAAGTAATTGCTAAACAGTTTCTGATTTCTGGAATTATTTGGGCATTCATTGGGGGGCATTGTCTAGTTTATTCCGTTTACAATTAGGTTGGCCTAATGAGACCATGCCTTTCCTAGAACCAATCTTAGGTAAATGGATTGAAGGTGGTAAATTAAATCAAGAGTTTTACTTGGCATTAGTTACAATGCACGGTACCATCATGGTTTTCTTTGTTTTAACAGCTGGTCTCAGCGGTACCTTTAGTAACTTTTTAATTCCGTTACAAATTGGAGCCCGCGATATGGCTTCCGGATTCTTGAACATGTTGTCGTACTGGTTCTTCTTTTTATCCAGTATGGTGATGTTCCTTTCCCTCTTTCTGGAAACTGGTCCTGCTTCTGCCGGATGGACGATATATCCTCCGTTAAGTGCTTTACCTCAAGCTATTCCTGGATCAGGTACAGGCATGACTATGTGGATAGTAGCTATGGCTTTGTTTATTGTTTCTTCTTTATTAGGAAGTATAAACTACATTTCTACCATTATCAACCTACGTACCGCTGGGATGTCGATGACTAAGTTGCCCCTAACTATTTGGGCATTTTTCTTAACGGCAATCTTGGGAGTTTTATCATTCCCAGTTTTATTTTCTGCCGTTCTGCTTTTAATTTTTGATCGATCTTTTGGTACAAGTTTTTACTTGTCTGATATCTATGTAGCAGGACAAGCTTTAACGAACACTGGTGGTAGCCCTATTTTGTTCCAACATTTATTTTGGTTCTTAGGCCACCCGGAAGTTTACATTGTTATTTTGCCAGGCTTCGGTATCGTATCTGAAATCATCGCTACAAACGCTCGCAAGCCAATATTTGGTTATCGGGCTATGATTGGCTCTATGCTAGGAATATCCATTTTATCATTTGTAGTATGGGCGCATCATATGTTTGTTTCTGGCATGAATCCGTTTTTAGGATCGGTTTTCATGTTCTTAACATTAATTATTGCCGTTCCATCGGCGGTTAAAGTGTTTAACTGGATTGCAACGCTCTGGCGGGGTAATATCATTTTCACACCAGCCATGTTATTCTCCATCGGTTTCGTCTCTTTATTTATTTCTGGTGGTTTAACTGGAATTATATTGGGTAACTCAGCATTGGATATTCAATTACATAATACCTATTTTGTTGTTGCCCACTTCCATTTAGTAATGGGATCATCGGCTTTCTTTGGCATGTTTGCTGGTGTTTATCATTGGTTTCCAAAGATGTTTGGTCGTATGATGGACGAAAAACTAGGTTATGCTCATTTCTGGTTAACCTTTTTAGGAGTATATTTAGTATTTTTACCCATGCATTATGTAGGTATTGCCGGATTCCCTAGACGATACTATTCCTGGACAGCTTTTGAGACTTTTAGCCAATTTGCGGACTTAAATATGTTTATAAGCTCGGCAGCAATTGTTGCTTGGTTTGCTCAATTTATTTTCCTCTTTAATTTTGTTTACAGTATATTCCGTGGAAGACGTGCTGTTGAGAATCCTTGGCGGTCAAATACATTAGAGTGGACTACACCAATCCATCCTGGACATGGTAACTGGCCAGGTGCTATTCCATCTGTTCACAGATGGCCTTATGATTATTCTAAACCGGGTGCGGAAGAGGATTATATACCACAAACAGTACCTTTTGCACAAACCAAGTCTTCTAACCTGCCTAATGAGAAGGAGCTTGAATAATTAAAATTTATGAGTAATGAATCTTTTATTTTTAAAAGATTTAGAAATATAGGAGTTCTAACAATTACTTCAGTATATTTTTTGATCTTGGTGGGAGGAGTCGTACGAAGCACTGGCTCAGGAATGGGTTGCCCGGATTGGCCTAAGTGTTTTGGTAGCTGGATTCCTCCTACTAATGTTAATCAATTGCCAAGTAATTATCTAGAGATTTATAAGAATAAGCGTATTCAAAAGAATGAAAAGCTTGCTGAAAAACTTAGTAAATTAGGATTTACCGAAGTAGCTGCAAATATTTTCTCACATCCATCTCAATATATAGAAACGGAGTTTAACGCAACTAAGACTTGGATTGAGTATTTAAACCGATTAGTGGGAGCTTTAATAGGTGTTTTTGTATTTCTTACCTTGCTTTTCTCTGTTTCTTATATAAATAAAGATAGAACTATATTCCATTTTTCTCTTTTGAGTTTCTTTATAGTTGGAATTCAAGGCTGGTTAGGGTCATTAGTGGTTTCCACAAATTTGTTGCCTATAATGGTTACAATTCATATGGCTTTAGCTTTAATATTAGTTGCAATCTTGATTTATGTAGTGACACGATCTCAAAAGAGCAGCTTTAAACAGCTAATTCAAACTTCAAACACTAAGATTTATTGGACTTTCTACTTAGTAATCTTTTTATCTTTTACTCAAATTCTTTTAGGTACTCAAGTACGGGAACTAATAGATGTAATTGCCTCAGAGCTGAATTATTCAGGACGTGAAACCTGGATAGGTAAATTAGGAACTCCCTTTTATATCCATCGTTCTTTTTCGGCGATTATCTTTTTGGTGAATGTGTATCTATGTTGGCAGCTTTATAACCTTCACGAAAATCAATTATTTAAATTAGCTAATAGTTTACTGGCCTGCATTGGTATTGAAATTATAGTAGGTACAATCTTAACATATTTTGCTATTCCAGCACCTTTACAACCGGTGCATTTAGTATTAGCTACTGTTTTGTTTGGGTTGCAATTTTACATGTTATTAGTTTATTATTACTTAACCCGAAGTCGGGTTTTAACAATGGCAATTAGATAATGTTGGTAGATAAAGTAGATCATAGATTGCCCACTTTGTTAGCTATGACGAAAGTAAAGCATTATTTCGGATTGTTAAAGTTTCGGTTATCCAGTACCGTAGCTTTTTCAAGTGCGATTGGGTATATGCTTGGAGAAGGGCACTTAGAATTGTTAAATGTTATACTTATTATGCTTGGCGGTTTCTTGGTTACGGGATCTGCAAATATCATAAACCAGATCTTAGAAAAAGACCTGGATAAATTAATGAAGCGTACAGCGCAACGACCATTGCCTACGGGCGCATTATCTGTTGCCGAAGCTGCTGTATTTTGTTGTATAATAGGAATAATTGGTATCAGTTTATTAGCTTTTTATTTTAATATTCTTACGGCAGTTTTAGCTTTAATGTCCTTAATTTTATACGGTTTTGTTTATACACCATTAAAAAGAATTTCTCCTATTTGTGTATTAGTTGGTGCAATACCGGGCGGTTTACCTCCCTTGTTAGGTTGGGTGGCTGCAACTGGGGTAATTAGTATAGAAGCCTGGATATTATTTGGTATTCAATTTACTTGGCAGTTTCCACATTTTTGGGCTATTGCCTGGGTGTTAGATGATGATTATAAAAGAGCAGGATTTAAAATGTTACCTATGGAAGGGGGTAAAAATTTAAAAACAGCCTTCCAGATAATGACTTACACATTGCTGCTTATACCTTTAAGTATGCTGCCACTGCAGTTCGGTATGACCGGTAAAACTTCGGCTATTATAGCTGTTTTATGCGGAGTCTTATTTTTAGCACAAACTCTTTATCTTATGCAGACTTGTTCGAAGAAAGCTGCTATGAGTATTATGTTTGGGTCCTTTTTATATTTACCAATTGTTCAAATTGCATTAGTATTAGATAAGCTTTAGATAGATAAGTGATGAACGCGAAAGCAATAGATGAAAGAACAACCACAACGGGAGTGCATCCGCTTAAATTTACATTGTGGTTATTAATAATGAGTATAATAATGATGTTTGCTGCATTTACAAGCGCTTACATTGTTCGTCGGGAAGAAGGAAACTGGTTAGAGTTTAATCTTCCTAATGGTTTAGTACTAAATACAGTTTTTATTGTGTTGAGTAGTATAACCATGCAATGGGCTTATATCTCAGCTAAAAAAGATAATTTGATTAACTTAAAGATTTCATTATTGATTACCTTTATTCTGGGATCCGTTTTCTTAGTGGGTCAATGGAATGTGTGGGGAGAATTAGTAATAAATAAAATATTTTTCGGTGGACCTACTGCAAATCCTTCTGGCTCATTTATGTATGTATTAACTGGTGTGCATGGATTTCACCTGATAACCGGATTACTATTTTTACTCATTGTGCTTATTTCTGCTTTCCAGTACAAGGTGCATTCTAAAAATTTGGTGAGAATGGAGCTATGTACTACTTATTGGCATTTTTTAAGTGCACTTTGGGTGTATCTTTACGTGTTTTTAGCAGTATACCATTAATAGTTATTTAGGGCAACATTGTCTATAAATTAGTATTAACATAAAAATTAGAATACTTAATAACCAAATTATGTCTAGCACAACATCTAGTTCAACAACTCTAGATCGGCCAAAAACAGGAACCTGGGATGGCGGCAATGAACCCATGAAAGCCAGTTATGGAAAACTCATGATGTGGTTTTTCTTGCTGTCGGACACCTTTACTTTTGCCGCTTTTTTAACTACTTACGGTTTAATCAGACACCGCCATTTGGCTTATATTGGAGCTCACGATAAATTCGTTTTTTCTAATGATTATTGGCCTATTCCGGATAAGGTTTTTAATGCTTTTCCTTTTTTTCACGGCATTGACTTGCCTTTAGCATTTGTGGCTTTAATGACCATGATTCTTATTCTATCTTCTGTTACGATGGTATTGGCAGTGGAGGCTGGGCATAGAATGGATAAAAAAGATGTTGAAAAATGGTTGTTGTGGACTATCTTATTTGGTTCTACTTTCTTAGGTTGCCAAGCATGGGAATGGACTCACTTTATAACCGGTACCGAAGCAGGATTAACTTTATACGATGGTTCAAAAATATTTGGTGCTAATCTTACCGTAAACCAATACGGTCCACCTTTATTCGCGGATCTTTTCTTTTTTATTACAGGCTTCCATGGCACTCACGTATTTAGTGGCATTGTATTATTGATTATAATGTTTATTATGGCTGTAAATGGCGCTTTCCAGAAAAGAGGTCATTATGAAATGGTGGAAAAAGTAGGCTTGTACTGGCACTTTGTAGATTTAGTTTGGGTATTTGTATTTACCTTCTTCTACTTAGTATAATAGAACTACTGTTCTCTACGTACATCAATATAATGGCTCACAAGTTAAGCTTGGAGTGTATAAAAAAATTTAAAAAAATATTAAGATATGGCTTCGCATTCACATCATTCAGACGAGGGAGAATATTCAGGTGATATTCCAGCCCCTCAAACCAAAGGTATTTGGCGTGTTTTTTTAATTTTATGTGTTCTTACAGCCATAGAATTTGCTTTTGCTTTTTTGATGGATCCAAGTACTTTACGGAATAGCATATTTATTGTGCTTACTTTATTTAAGGCGTTCTTTATTGTGGGAGAGTTTATGCACTTAAAGCACGAAACTAAGTCATTGATATGGAGTGTTTTAATTCCTACTGCTTTATTGGTCTGGCTTTTAATAGCTTTAATTACTGAAGGAACTTACTTTGGTGATAGTGTTTATAATTATTTAAAGTAATACGTTTATATGTCTCCTAAAAAGGTACTAATATTAGGTTTACTTTTATTAGTACCTATTTTTTTGTTTTTGTT
Proteins encoded in this window:
- the cyoE gene encoding heme o synthase gives rise to the protein MTKVKHYFGLLKFRLSSTVAFSSAIGYMLGEGHLELLNVILIMLGGFLVTGSANIINQILEKDLDKLMKRTAQRPLPTGALSVAEAAVFCCIIGIIGISLLAFYFNILTAVLALMSLILYGFVYTPLKRISPICVLVGAIPGGLPPLLGWVAATGVISIEAWILFGIQFTWQFPHFWAIAWVLDDDYKRAGFKMLPMEGGKNLKTAFQIMTYTLLLIPLSMLPLQFGMTGKTSAIIAVLCGVLFLAQTLYLMQTCSKKAAMSIMFGSFLYLPIVQIALVLDKL
- a CDS encoding cytochrome c oxidase subunit 3, with product MSSTTSSSTTLDRPKTGTWDGGNEPMKASYGKLMMWFFLLSDTFTFAAFLTTYGLIRHRHLAYIGAHDKFVFSNDYWPIPDKVFNAFPFFHGIDLPLAFVALMTMILILSSVTMVLAVEAGHRMDKKDVEKWLLWTILFGSTFLGCQAWEWTHFITGTEAGLTLYDGSKIFGANLTVNQYGPPLFADLFFFITGFHGTHVFSGIVLLIIMFIMAVNGAFQKRGHYEMVEKVGLYWHFVDLVWVFVFTFFYLV
- a CDS encoding cytochrome c oxidase subunit 3 translates to MNAKAIDERTTTTGVHPLKFTLWLLIMSIIMMFAAFTSAYIVRREEGNWLEFNLPNGLVLNTVFIVLSSITMQWAYISAKKDNLINLKISLLITFILGSVFLVGQWNVWGELVINKIFFGGPTANPSGSFMYVLTGVHGFHLITGLLFLLIVLISAFQYKVHSKNLVRMELCTTYWHFLSALWVYLYVFLAVYH
- a CDS encoding cytochrome C oxidase subunit IV family protein gives rise to the protein MASHSHHSDEGEYSGDIPAPQTKGIWRVFLILCVLTAIEFAFAFLMDPSTLRNSIFIVLTLFKAFFIVGEFMHLKHETKSLIWSVLIPTALLVWLLIALITEGTYFGDSVYNYLK
- a CDS encoding COX15/CtaA family protein, yielding MSNESFIFKRFRNIGVLTITSVYFLILVGGVVRSTGSGMGCPDWPKCFGSWIPPTNVNQLPSNYLEIYKNKRIQKNEKLAEKLSKLGFTEVAANIFSHPSQYIETEFNATKTWIEYLNRLVGALIGVFVFLTLLFSVSYINKDRTIFHFSLLSFFIVGIQGWLGSLVVSTNLLPIMVTIHMALALILVAILIYVVTRSQKSSFKQLIQTSNTKIYWTFYLVIFLSFTQILLGTQVRELIDVIASELNYSGRETWIGKLGTPFYIHRSFSAIIFLVNVYLCWQLYNLHENQLFKLANSLLACIGIEIIVGTILTYFAIPAPLQPVHLVLATVLFGLQFYMLLVYYYLTRSRVLTMAIR